The segment GGCCGGCAATCTCACGGCGTTTGGCTTTATTTTGCTCGCGGCGGCGACGGATTGGTTCGACGGTTTTCTGGCGCGGCGTTTCCAGCAACAATCCGACGTCGGCCGCATCGTCGATCCGTTGAGCGACAAAATTTGCATCGGCGGCATCGCGCTGTATCTGGCGCTGCATCGCGATTTTCCCGTGTGGTTTTTAATATTGATTCTGACGCGTGATTTTACTATCTTAATTCTTGGTCTTTTCATGGCGGCTCGCGCCAAAGTGCCGGAATCGAACTGGCCGGGAAAAGTCGCCGTCACCGCCATGGCGATCGTCCTGATCGTTTTCGCGTTCGACATCAAGCCGGTGAAATGGCCTTTTTTTTGGATCATGGTCGTGCTGTTTTTTGTTTCGATCGCGTCTTATTTGCCGCGCGTGAAGCAAATTTTTAAATCAAACAACATCAAGTAAGCGGATCGCGCGGATTGAGCCGATAATGGCTTTTAAGAATTTTTATAATCCATTCAATCGGCTAAATCCGTTTACAAAAAATAATAAAATAATTGTATGGCTTCTTTTTTTGAAAAACTAAAATCCGGCCTGCAGAAAACCAGGCAAGGTTTGGTCAATAGCGTTGTTTACGCGATGACCGGCAAAGTGCGGCTCGATGAGAAGACGATTGAGGAATTGGAAGCGATGCTTATTGCCGCGGATTTGGGCTATGATCTGACGGTGGATTTGATCACGCGACTGCGTGAGCGTCTCGGCCTGCGCGAGGCCAGCTCAGCGCAAGCTGTGATGGCCTGCATGAAGGAATTTTTGCAGGAACGATTGGCCGCTTTTTCCGACAATGGGCGTGGCGATTTTTTCTCGCCAGCGAGCCGGCCGCAGGTCATCATGGTCGTCGGCGTCAACGGCGTCGGCAAAACCACGACCATCGCGAAATTGGCCAAACGTTTTCGCGAGCGTGGTCGTTCGGTTTTGGTTGCCGCTGCTGATACCTTTCGCGCCGCGGCCTCCGAGCAGCTTGACATTTGGGCGCAGCGCGCTGAGGTGGCGATTATTCGCACGCAGCAGGGCGCTGATCCCGCCGCCGTTGCCTTTGACGCCGTGCAATCGGCAAAATCCAAAGGCACGGAAATCGTGATCGTCGACACCGCCGGCCGGCTGCATACGAAAAGCAACCTGATGGAGGAGATGAAAAAAATTTCGCGCGTCATGAGCCGGG is part of the candidate division KSB1 bacterium genome and harbors:
- a CDS encoding CDP-alcohol phosphatidyltransferase family protein — its product is MPTPQTPALSPNRSRRNAGVWTISNLLSFTRVLLLAPILFFLHQNTPAGNLTAFGFILLAAATDWFDGFLARRFQQQSDVGRIVDPLSDKICIGGIALYLALHRDFPVWFLILILTRDFTILILGLFMAARAKVPESNWPGKVAVTAMAIVLIVFAFDIKPVKWPFFWIMVVLFFVSIASYLPRVKQIFKSNNIK
- the ftsY gene encoding signal recognition particle-docking protein FtsY; its protein translation is MASFFEKLKSGLQKTRQGLVNSVVYAMTGKVRLDEKTIEELEAMLIAADLGYDLTVDLITRLRERLGLREASSAQAVMACMKEFLQERLAAFSDNGRGDFFSPASRPQVIMVVGVNGVGKTTTIAKLAKRFRERGRSVLVAAADTFRAAASEQLDIWAQRAEVAIIRTQQGADPAAVAFDAVQSAKSKGTEIVIVDTAGRLHTKSNLMEEMKKISRVMSRVIAEAPHEVLLVIDATTGQNGLRQAEVFSEAVGVTGLVVTKLDGTAKGGIVFSIQEKLKIPVRFIGVGEGIDDLQPFEPAEFVEALFE